Proteins encoded together in one Impatiens glandulifera chromosome 1, dImpGla2.1, whole genome shotgun sequence window:
- the LOC124909619 gene encoding F-box protein GID2-like produces MKRPIDSDSDHRKMKRVKSESDQLTTDNSVKVLTDENLLFEVLKHADARTLATAACVSKKWSTTAQDERLWELICTKHIGSGNHQLRSVVLALGGFRRLHSLYLLPLSKPSSSSSSSSSSSWPCIPEMPNAKRNVTGAGTGAGGSKARWGKDEVHLSLSLLSIRYYEKMNSNYRGK; encoded by the coding sequence ATGAAGCGCCCAATTGATTCCGACTCCGACCACCGCAAAATGAAAAGGGTCAAGTCTGAATCAGATCAACTAACCACTGACAACTCGGTCAAGGTTTTGACCGACGAGAACCTTCTCTTCGAGGTTCTAAAGCACGCCGACGCAAGAACCTTAGCCACAGCCGCATGCGTCAGCAAGAAATGGTCCACCACTGCCCAGGACGAGCGTCTATGGGAGTTGATCTGTACTAAACACATCGGTTCCGGCAACCACCAGCTCCGTTCTGTCGTGCTGGCGCTTGGAGGGTTCCGACGACTTCATTCTCTGTATCTGTTACCACTCTCCAAGCCTTCATCATCCTCGAGTTCTTCGTCTTCTTCGTCCTGGCCTTGTATTCCGGAGATGCCGAATGCGAAACGAAATGTAACCGGCGCGGGGACCGGTGCAGGTGGGAGTAAGGCTCGTTGGGGGAAGGATGAGGTGCATCTGTCGTTGTCTCTTCTCTCGATTCGGTACTATGAAAAGATGAATTCGAATTATCGAGGTAAGTAG
- the LOC124920017 gene encoding cytochrome P450 81Q32-like: MEQIEIYLISLIITTILFIFLLNLIFKRNLNQNLPPSPPSLPILGHLHLLKKPLHRTLHHLSQTYGPVYLLRFGSRLALVVSSPSLAEECFIKNDVVFANRPRLMSGKHLSYNYNTVGASSYGHLWRNLRRVATVELLSATKLNMFLDIRQDEVKSMVKNLFMESKSKQGFTRVEMQSRCSELSFNIIMRMVAGNRYFGHKSNAIEEAERFRTIIREIFELAGASPEDFIPILRWIDYKNIEKRMLAVRDKVDVFMQRLIEEHRHHGGDEIRSKTMVDGMLSLQDIDPQYNSDEIIKGMIMTMLSAGTDTSSVTIEWAMSLILNNPEVLKKAASEINDCVGQDRLVNETDLSKLPYIQSIANETLRLFPAAPLLLPHENSEACTIGGYDVPRGTILFVNAWAIHRDSSIWEEPTKFKPERFSHGGEECEGFKWIPYGMGRRKCPGGGLANKVVCLALAALVQCFEWERVSVELVDMLEGSGLTMPKAVPLEAMCKAREEMVDVLKQL, translated from the exons ATGGAGCAAATAGAGATATATTTGATCTCTCTAATTATTACCACCATCttgtttatttttctcttaaatttgATCTTCAAGAGAAATCTTAATCAAAATCTACCGCCAAGCCCTCCTTCACTTCCAATCCTCGGTCATCTCCACCTCCTAAAGAAACCCTTACACCGAACCTTGCATCACCTTTCCCAAACCTACGGTCCGGTCTATCTTCTCCGGTTCGGATCCAGACTGGCTCTTGTTGTTTCGAGCCCTTCTCTAGCCGAGGAATGCTTCATCAAGAACGACGTCGTTTTTGCCAACAGGCCTCGTCTCA TGTCGGGAAAACACCTCAGCTACAATTATAACACCGTCGGCGCCTCCTCCTACGGTCATCTATGGAGGAATCTCCGCCGCGTCGCCACCGTGGAGCTGTTGTCGGCCACCAAACTCAACATGTTTTTGGATATTCGACAGGATGAAGTTAAATCGATGGTTAAGAATCTGTTCATGGAATCCAAATCCAAACAGGGATTTACCAGGGTGGAGATGCAATCTAGATGTTCGGAGCTGTCGTTCAACATTATCATGAGAATGGTTGCCGGAAACAG GTATTTTGGGCATAAGAGCAATGCTATTGAAGAGGCAGAGAGGTTTAGAACGATAATAAGAGAGATATTTGAGTTGGCGGGAGCATCTCCAGAAGATTTCATACCAATACTCAGATGGATTGACTATAAAAACATAGAGAAAAGAATGTTGGCAGTGAGAGATAAGGTGGATGTTTTCATGCAAAGATTAATAGAAGAACATCGTCATCATGGCGGTGATGAAATTAGGTCAAAAACAATGGTGGACGGGATGTTATCTTTGCAAGACATAGATCCTCAATACAACTCCGATGAAATCATCAAAGGCATGATTATG ACAATGTTAAGTGCCGGGACAGACACTTCTTCCGTGACAATAGAGTGGGCAATGTCACTAATATTAAACAACCCGGAAGTTCTAAAGAAGGCCGCTTCAGAAATAAATGATTGTGTAGGCCAAGATCGCCTCGTGAACGAAACCGATCTCTCCAAGCTCCCATACATTCAATCCATTGCCAATGAAACCCTTCGATTGTTCCCCGCAGCACCTTTGCTCCTGCCACACGAGAACTCCGAGGCATGCACTATTGGAGGGTATGATGTTCCACGAGGAACCATATTGTTTGTAAATGCATGGGCTATCCATAGGGATTCTAGCATTTGGGAGGAACCTACAAAGTTCAAGCCGGAGAGATTTTCTCATGGTGGGGAAGAATGTGAAGGATTTAAATGGATTCCCTATGGAATGGGGAGAAGGAAATGTCCGGGTGGTGGATTAGCGAATAAAGTGGTGTGTTTAGCTTTAGCCGCATTGGTACAATGCTTTGAGTGGGAAAGGGTTAGCGTGGAGCTAGTGGATATGTTAGAAGGGTCGGGTCTTACGATGCCTAAAGCGGTGCCATTAGAGGCAATGTGCAAAGCTCGGGAAGAAATGGTTGATGTGCTTAAACAATTATAA